The segment TCGGAGCCCGGCAGCACCCACGGCTACGACGTCGTCGCCTTCGACCACGTCGACGAGGAGCGCGGTGGCGCGGAGGGCCTGGCCGCCGTGTCGGCCGAGGCCAAGCGCCTGGGCATGGGCGTGCTCGTGGACATCGTGCCCAACCACGTCGGCGTCGCCACGCCGTCGGAGGACCCGTGGTGGTGGGACGTGCTGAAGCTCGGCCGCGAGTCGGAGCACGCGAACGCCTTCGACGTCGACTGGGCGGCCGGCGACGGCCGCATCGTCATCCCGGTGATCGGGGACGACGACGAGGACTCCATCCGCATCGAGAAGGGCGAGGTCCGCTACCACGACCAGCGCTTCCCGCTCGCGCCCGGCACGACCACGCTCGAGGAGCAGCACTACGAGCTGGTCAACTGGCGCGCGGCCGACGACGACCTCAACTACCGCCGGTTCTTCGCGGTCAACACCCTCGCCGCCGTCCGCGTCGAGGACCCCGAGGTCTTCGCCGAGACCCACGCCGAGATCAAGCGGTGGTTCGACGAGGGCCTCGTCGACGGCCTGCGGGTCGACCACCCCGACGGCCTGCGCGACCCGAAGCGCTACCTCGACGACCTCGCCGCCCTCACCGGCGGCGCCTACGTGCTCGTCGAGAAGATCCTCGAGCCGGGGGAGGTGCTGCTCGCCGACTGGGCGACCTCGGGGACGACCGGGTACGACGCCCTCGCACTGATCGACCGCGTGCTCACCGACCCCGCCGGTGAGGCGCCGCTGACCGCGCTGGAGGACCGGCTCCGCGGCGAGCCCGTCGACTGGCACCGGATGGTGCGGGAGAACAAGCGCGCCGTCGCCGACGGGATCCTGCACTCCGAGGTCCTGCGGATCACCCGCGAGGTCGAGAAGGTGCTCGAGACGCGGGAGGAGGAGGCCGACGAGGCCTCGGTCGCCGACGCGATCGGCGAGCTCCTCGCCTGCTTCCCGGTCTACCGCTCCTACCTCCCCGAGGGACGTGACCACCTCGACCAGGCCTTCGCCGCGGCCCGGAAGAGCCGTCCCGACCTCGCCGCGACGTACGACGTTCTCGAGCCGGTGCTGCACGACGAGTGGGGCCAGCCGGCCCGGCGCTTCCAGCAGACCTCCGGCATGGTGATGGCCAAGGGCGTCGAGGACTGCTCGTTCTACCGCTGGTCGCGGCTGACGTCGCTCAACGAGGTCGGCGGCGACCCGTCCATCTTCGCGATCGGCGTCGACGACTGGCACGAGGCGATGGCCGCGCGTCAGCGCGACTGGCCCGAGGCGATGGTCACCCTCTCCACGCACGACACCAAGCGCGGTGAGGACGTCCGCGCCCGCATCACGGTGCTCGCCGAGGAGCCCGGCCACTGGGAGCGGGCGCTCGACGAGCTGCTCCGCCTCGCACCCGTCCCCGACGAGGGCTTCGGCTCGCTGCTGTGGCAGGCCGTGCTCGGCGCCTGGACGCCCGACCACCTGCCCGACCTCCGCGAGCGGCTGCACGGTTACGCCGAGAAGGCGATGCGGGAGGCCGGCGACCGGACGACGTGGACCGAGCCCGACGAGGCGTACGAGTCGCAGGTGCACGCCGCGGTCGACGCGGTCTTCGACTCCGACGACGTCCGCACCGTGCTGGTCGACCTCGCCGCGCGCATCGACGAGCCCGCGCAGGCCAACTCGCTCGCGGCCAAGCTGCTCGCGATCACGATGCCGGGCGTGCCTGACGTCTACCAGGGCAGCGAGCTCTGGGAGACCTCCCTCGTCGACCCCGACAACCGCCGCCCCGTCGACTTCGACCACCGGGCTGCGGTGCTCGCCGGCACCGCCGAGGACGACGCGGCGACCAAGCTGCACGTCACCTGCACCGCCCTGACCCTGCGGCGCGAGCGGCCGGAGCTGTTCACCGGCTACACGCCGGTCACCGCCTCCGGGTCCGCCGCGGCGCACGCGGTCGCCTTCGACCGCGGGGGTGCGATCGCCGTCGCCACTCGCCTCCCCGTGGGACTCGCCGCGACCGGCGGCTGGGGCGACACCGCCCTCGACCTGCCCGAGGGTCGGTGGCACGACGTGCTCACCGGCCTCGACACCGACGGCCGGCTCGCCACCCTGCTCGCCGTCCACCCCGTCGCCCTGCTGGTGCGGAAGGACTGACGTGACCACGCCCTCTCGGGGACCCTTCGACGTCTGGGCGCCGCGCCCGCAGCGGGTGCGCCTGCTCTGCGGCGACAACGCGGGCGGCTCGGTGCTGGAGATGCAGCGGGACGAGGCCGGCTGGTGGACCCCCGCCGAGCCGCTGCCCGGTGCTGTCGACCACCTCTACGTGGACTACGGCTACCTCGTCGACGACGACCCCGACCCGCGCCCCGACCCGCGCTCGCGCCGGCAGCCCGGCGGCGTGCACGGGCTGTCGCGGCGGGACCGGACGACGTACGAGTGGGGCGACGCCGCCTGGACCGGCCGCCAGCTCGCCGGGTCGGTGATCTACGAGCTGCACATCGGCACCTTCACCCCGGCCGGCACCCTCGACTCCGCCGTCGAGCGGCTCGACCACCTCGTCGACCTCGGCGTCGACCTCGTCGAGATGATGCCGGTCAACGCCTTCAACGGCACCCACAACTGGGGCTACGACGGCGTCGGCTGGTTCGCCGTCCACGAGCAGTACGGCGGCCCGGACGCCTACCGCCGCTTCGTCGACGCCTGCCATGCCGCCGGCCTCGGCGTGGTGCAGGACGTGGTCCACAACCACCTCGGCCCGTCGGGCAACTACCTCTCGCTCTTCGGCCCCTACCTCAAGGACGGGCGCAACACCTGGGGCGACCTGGTCAACCTCGACGGCGAGGGCTCGGCCGAGGTCCGGCGCTACATCCTCGACAACGTGCGGATGTGGTTCGAGGACTACCACGTCGACGCCCTGCGGCTCGACGCCGTGCACGCCCTGAGCGACGCCTCCGATCTCCACCTCCTCGAGGAGATGGCGGTCGAGACCGCCGCGCTCTCGGCCCACCTGCGTCGCCCGCTCACCCTGATCGCCGAGTCCGATCTCAACGACACGCTCCTCGTACGCCCACGCGAGGCCGGCGGCTACGGCCTCGACGCGCAGTGGAGCGACGACTTCCACCACGCCGTGCACGTCGCGCTCAGCGGCGAGACGGCCGGCTACTACGCC is part of the Nocardioides cavernae genome and harbors:
- the treY gene encoding malto-oligosyltrehalose synthase → MTDAERAGGRERRTPHSTYRLQVSQDFTLYDAARVLPYLHDLGVDWVYLSPLLASEPGSTHGYDVVAFDHVDEERGGAEGLAAVSAEAKRLGMGVLVDIVPNHVGVATPSEDPWWWDVLKLGRESEHANAFDVDWAAGDGRIVIPVIGDDDEDSIRIEKGEVRYHDQRFPLAPGTTTLEEQHYELVNWRAADDDLNYRRFFAVNTLAAVRVEDPEVFAETHAEIKRWFDEGLVDGLRVDHPDGLRDPKRYLDDLAALTGGAYVLVEKILEPGEVLLADWATSGTTGYDALALIDRVLTDPAGEAPLTALEDRLRGEPVDWHRMVRENKRAVADGILHSEVLRITREVEKVLETREEEADEASVADAIGELLACFPVYRSYLPEGRDHLDQAFAAARKSRPDLAATYDVLEPVLHDEWGQPARRFQQTSGMVMAKGVEDCSFYRWSRLTSLNEVGGDPSIFAIGVDDWHEAMAARQRDWPEAMVTLSTHDTKRGEDVRARITVLAEEPGHWERALDELLRLAPVPDEGFGSLLWQAVLGAWTPDHLPDLRERLHGYAEKAMREAGDRTTWTEPDEAYESQVHAAVDAVFDSDDVRTVLVDLAARIDEPAQANSLAAKLLAITMPGVPDVYQGSELWETSLVDPDNRRPVDFDHRAAVLAGTAEDDAATKLHVTCTALTLRRERPELFTGYTPVTASGSAAAHAVAFDRGGAIAVATRLPVGLAATGGWGDTALDLPEGRWHDVLTGLDTDGRLATLLAVHPVALLVRKD
- the treZ gene encoding malto-oligosyltrehalose trehalohydrolase encodes the protein MTTPSRGPFDVWAPRPQRVRLLCGDNAGGSVLEMQRDEAGWWTPAEPLPGAVDHLYVDYGYLVDDDPDPRPDPRSRRQPGGVHGLSRRDRTTYEWGDAAWTGRQLAGSVIYELHIGTFTPAGTLDSAVERLDHLVDLGVDLVEMMPVNAFNGTHNWGYDGVGWFAVHEQYGGPDAYRRFVDACHAAGLGVVQDVVHNHLGPSGNYLSLFGPYLKDGRNTWGDLVNLDGEGSAEVRRYILDNVRMWFEDYHVDALRLDAVHALSDASDLHLLEEMAVETAALSAHLRRPLTLIAESDLNDTLLVRPREAGGYGLDAQWSDDFHHAVHVALSGETAGYYADFEPLEALAKVCEKGFFHDGTFSSFRDRDHGVPVDTEKMPTWRLVVANQNHDQIGNRARGDRLAEHLDDDQLACAALLTLAGPFTPMLFMGEEWAASTPFQFFTSHPEPELGKATAAGRITEFELMGWDPDEVPDPQDPETFRRSKLDWDEPSGGRHAVVLECYRRLGRLRRDLPQLTDPSFGSVSCTVEDRLFTMRRGDLLVVVNAGDTATATEVGEREVLFATPAGVDVRAGVLSVPAHAGTLLGPVTTFS